A single window of Nicotiana sylvestris chromosome 5, ASM39365v2, whole genome shotgun sequence DNA harbors:
- the LOC104238484 gene encoding uncharacterized protein isoform X1, giving the protein MLGKVLVVLLVAGLAWAFPTLQPPPPKVCGSPGGPLVTGPRIKLRDGRHLAYEEHGVPKETAKYKVIYAHSFGSCRYDAAVAPLETLEELGAYVVSFDRPGYGESDPDPERTIQTTALDMEELADQLGLGPKFYVMGFSMGGQSVWGCLKYIPNRLAGVALVAPVVNYWWPGFPANLSTEGYNLQLPQDQWALRVAHYAPWLVYWWNTQKWFPCNSVIAEKPKMSPPDLQVASRSAEHASKIRKLKEYAVKQGVYESLHRDMMVGFGKWDFDPMDLKSPFPNGEGSVHMWHGVEDWVVPVILQRYVAQRLPWIQYHEVPNVGHLLIHDRAVKEVIWKTFLAGEKEQIVHS; this is encoded by the exons ATGCTTGGGAAAGTTTTAGTTGTCTTGTTGGTTGCAGGTCTAGCGTGGGCATTCCCGACCCTCCAACCTCCACCTCCCAAAGTTTGTGGCTCTCCTGGTGGTCCATTAGTTACTGGACCGAGAATCAAACTTCGGGATGGAAGACATCTAGCTTACGAGGAGCATGGTGTACCCAAAGAAACTGCCAAATATAAGGTCATATATGCTCATAGCTTTGGTTCTTGCAGATATGATGCCGCTGTTGCACCTTTA GAAACACTTGAAGAATTAGGGGCGTATGTTGTCTCTTTTGATAGACCTGGTTATGGGGAAAGTGATCCTGATCCAGAGCGAACAATACAAACTACAGCTTTGGATATGGAAGAGCTCGCTGATCAACTGGGACTTGGCCCTAAGTTTTATGTTATGGGGTTTTCCATGGGTGGTCAGTCAGTTTGGGGTTGCCTCAAGTACATCCCTAATCG GTTGGCAGGAGTAGCTCTAGTTGCTCCGGTTGTCAATTACTGGTGGCCTGGATTTCCTGCTAATTTATCGACAGAAGGATACAATCTACAGCTCCCACAGGACCAATGGGCGCTTCGAGTTGCACATTATGCACCTTGGCTAGTCTACTGGTGGAACACTCAGAAGTGGTTCCCGTGCAATAGTGTAATAGCTGAAAAACCAAAAATGTCTCCTCCAGATCTACAAGTTGCTTCCAGATCTGCTGAGCATGCAAGCAAAATACGAAAACTTAAG GAATATGCTGTAAAACAAGGAGTTTACGAGTCCCTCCATCGTGACATGATGGTGGGGTTCGGGAAATGGGATTTTGATCCTATGGATCTTAAGAGCCCTTTCCCAAATGGTGAAGGCTCAGTCCACATGTGGCATGGTGTTGAAGACTGGGTTGTGCCTGTTATATTACAGCGCTACGTCGCACAAAGGCTTCCGTGGATACAATACCATGAAGTACCCAATGTTGGACATTTGCTTATTCATGATCGAGCCGTGAAGGAGGTTATCTGGAAGACATTCTTGGCCGGAGAGAAAGAGCAGATAGTGCATTCTTAA
- the LOC104238484 gene encoding uncharacterized protein isoform X2: protein MLGKVLVVLLVAGLAWAFPTLQPPPPKVCGSPGGPLVTGPRIKLRDGRHLAYEEHGVPKETAKYKETLEELGAYVVSFDRPGYGESDPDPERTIQTTALDMEELADQLGLGPKFYVMGFSMGGQSVWGCLKYIPNRLAGVALVAPVVNYWWPGFPANLSTEGYNLQLPQDQWALRVAHYAPWLVYWWNTQKWFPCNSVIAEKPKMSPPDLQVASRSAEHASKIRKLKEYAVKQGVYESLHRDMMVGFGKWDFDPMDLKSPFPNGEGSVHMWHGVEDWVVPVILQRYVAQRLPWIQYHEVPNVGHLLIHDRAVKEVIWKTFLAGEKEQIVHS, encoded by the exons ATGCTTGGGAAAGTTTTAGTTGTCTTGTTGGTTGCAGGTCTAGCGTGGGCATTCCCGACCCTCCAACCTCCACCTCCCAAAGTTTGTGGCTCTCCTGGTGGTCCATTAGTTACTGGACCGAGAATCAAACTTCGGGATGGAAGACATCTAGCTTACGAGGAGCATGGTGTACCCAAAGAAACTGCCAAATATAAG GAAACACTTGAAGAATTAGGGGCGTATGTTGTCTCTTTTGATAGACCTGGTTATGGGGAAAGTGATCCTGATCCAGAGCGAACAATACAAACTACAGCTTTGGATATGGAAGAGCTCGCTGATCAACTGGGACTTGGCCCTAAGTTTTATGTTATGGGGTTTTCCATGGGTGGTCAGTCAGTTTGGGGTTGCCTCAAGTACATCCCTAATCG GTTGGCAGGAGTAGCTCTAGTTGCTCCGGTTGTCAATTACTGGTGGCCTGGATTTCCTGCTAATTTATCGACAGAAGGATACAATCTACAGCTCCCACAGGACCAATGGGCGCTTCGAGTTGCACATTATGCACCTTGGCTAGTCTACTGGTGGAACACTCAGAAGTGGTTCCCGTGCAATAGTGTAATAGCTGAAAAACCAAAAATGTCTCCTCCAGATCTACAAGTTGCTTCCAGATCTGCTGAGCATGCAAGCAAAATACGAAAACTTAAG GAATATGCTGTAAAACAAGGAGTTTACGAGTCCCTCCATCGTGACATGATGGTGGGGTTCGGGAAATGGGATTTTGATCCTATGGATCTTAAGAGCCCTTTCCCAAATGGTGAAGGCTCAGTCCACATGTGGCATGGTGTTGAAGACTGGGTTGTGCCTGTTATATTACAGCGCTACGTCGCACAAAGGCTTCCGTGGATACAATACCATGAAGTACCCAATGTTGGACATTTGCTTATTCATGATCGAGCCGTGAAGGAGGTTATCTGGAAGACATTCTTGGCCGGAGAGAAAGAGCAGATAGTGCATTCTTAA
- the LOC138869568 gene encoding uncharacterized protein, giving the protein MPEDTLTFSKEDIEALSQPHNDALVIFILLNKVQVKRVLMDPGSSTNIIRSRVVEQLELLDQIIPASRVLNGFNMASETTKGETILPVNVAGTIQDTKFHVIEGDMRYNALLGWPWIHSMRAVPSTLHQMMKFPTKDGVKTVYGE; this is encoded by the coding sequence ATGCCCGAGGACACCCTCACATTCAGCAAGGAAGACATCGAGGCcttatctcagcctcacaacgatgcactggtaatttttatccttttaaataaagttcaagttaaacgtgttctcaTGGATCCAGGTAGTTCAACGAATATAATCAGGTCAAGGGTAGTGGAGCAGCTCGAGTTGCTCGATCAAATCATACCAGCATCTCGTGTCttgaatggcttcaacatggcgaGTGAGACAACAAAGGGAGAAACcatcctcccagtcaacgtggccggaaccatacaagacaccaaatttcatgtcatcgaaggtgatatGAGGTATAATGCTTTGCTTGGATGGCCATGGATCCATAGCATGAGGGCGGTGCCATCGAcccttcaccaaatgatgaagttcccGACAAAGGATGGCGTAAAAACAGTATATGGAGAATAG
- the LOC104238486 gene encoding uncharacterized protein, whose product MAKEFNVPPVVFPSGGNPGPQQRRLPTAPFQPPKSSNPSIPFMSFDVGSAAASTSFSTPQFASTTIGGGSTGFEDEPPLLEELGINTKQIYQKTLSILNPFRVKSDLHEDADLSGPFIFLMAFGLFQLLAGKLHFGIILGWVIMASLFLYVVFNMLAGRNGNLDLYRCVSLIGYCMLPIVILSAISLFLPGGLVIKVVTGVFVIWSTRVCTRLVVELASCGDEHRGLIAYACFLIYMLFSLLVIF is encoded by the coding sequence ATGGCGAAAGAGTTCAACGTCCCGCCGGTGGTTTTTCCGTCGGGCGGAAACCCCGGTCCACAACAACGTCGACTTCCAACGGCGCCGTTTCAGCCGCCGAAATCATCAAACCCTAGCATACCTTTCATGTCCTTCGATGTAGGATCTGCAGCTGCTTCCACTTCATTTTCCACTCCTCAATTCGCCTCCACCACAATCGGCGGCGGTTCGACGGGTTTCGAAGACGAGCCGCCGTTACTCGAAGAGCTAGGAATTAACACAAAACAAATTTACCAAAAAACCCTCAGTATTCTCAATCCCTTCCGCGTCAAATCAGATCTTCACGAAGACGCTGATCTGTCCGGGCCTTTTATATTTCTCATGGCATTTGGGCTTTTTCAATTACTTGCAGGAAAGCTTCATTTTGGAATTATATTAGGCTGGGTTATAATGGCTTCGTTGTTTCTTTACGTAGTGTTCAATATGCTCGCGGGCCGAAATGGGAATTTGGATTTATACAGGTGTGTTAGCCTGATCGGTTACTGTATGTTGCCTATTGTGATTTTGTCCGCGATCTCGTTGTTTTTGCCTGGTGGATTGGTGATTAAAGTGGTGACTGGAGTTTTCGTGATATGGTCCACCCGGGTTTGCACTAGGCTCGTGGTTGAACTGGCATCTTGTGGGGATGAACATCGTGGCCTGATCGCGTATGCCTGTTTCTTAATTTACATGCTCTTCTCTTTGCTAGTGATATTTTGA